From the genome of Pseudomonas yamanorum, one region includes:
- a CDS encoding pantothenate kinase translates to MILELDCGNSFIKWRVLESDSARIFAEGVVGSDASLIDSLFALTGLALRDCRLVSVRASDETNQLVTALVEAFGVKVLCAASARQMGGVRNGYEDFERLGLDRWLAMLGGFQLARGACLVLDFGTAATADFIAADGEHLGGFICPGMPLMRNQLRTHTRKIRYDDIAAERALEALSPGRTTVEAVERGCTLMLRGFVLTQLELARSYWGGDFTVFLTGGDAELVSDSVPHGRLVPDLVFVGLAMACPLS, encoded by the coding sequence ATGATTCTTGAGCTCGACTGTGGGAATAGCTTTATCAAATGGCGGGTGCTTGAGTCAGATAGTGCGCGCATCTTTGCCGAGGGCGTCGTTGGGTCGGATGCCTCGTTGATCGACAGTCTGTTCGCTCTCACGGGGCTTGCGTTGAGGGACTGTCGGCTGGTGAGTGTTCGGGCCTCGGATGAGACGAATCAGCTGGTGACTGCCCTGGTGGAAGCGTTTGGCGTGAAGGTCCTCTGTGCTGCATCGGCAAGGCAGATGGGTGGGGTTCGGAACGGGTACGAAGACTTCGAGCGCCTTGGGTTGGACCGCTGGCTCGCAATGTTGGGTGGTTTTCAATTGGCGCGGGGCGCGTGCCTGGTGCTCGATTTTGGCACTGCAGCAACAGCGGACTTCATTGCTGCGGACGGTGAGCATCTCGGAGGCTTTATTTGCCCTGGCATGCCGCTGATGCGTAATCAGTTGCGAACGCATACCCGAAAAATACGCTACGACGATATTGCCGCTGAGCGCGCCCTCGAGGCCCTGTCTCCGGGGCGTACGACCGTGGAGGCGGTAGAGCGTGGCTGTACGCTCATGCTGAGAGGGTTTGTACTGACTCAGCTGGAATTGGCTCGAAGCTACTGGGGGGGCGACTTCACTGTCTTCCTCACCGGCGGCGACGCCGAGTTGGTGTCTGACTCGGTGCCTCATGGGAGGCTCGTCCCTGATCTGGTTTTTGTTGGCTTGGCGATGGCGTGCCCTTTGTCCTGA
- the rplA gene encoding 50S ribosomal protein L1 — protein sequence MAKLTKRQKAIAGKIEAGKSYNFVDAAALLTELSTVKFSESVDVAVNLGVDPRKSDQVVRSATVLPHGTGKTVRVAVFTQGPAAEAALAAGADRVGMDDLAAEMKGGDLNYDVVIASPDAMRVVGQLGQILGPRGLMPNPKVGTVTPDVATAVKNAKAGQVRYRTDKNGIIHTSVGKVGFDAVKLKENVEALIADLKRIKPASSKGIYVKRVTLSTTMGPGLVIDQGSLDV from the coding sequence ATGGCTAAGCTGACCAAGCGCCAAAAGGCTATCGCCGGCAAAATCGAAGCGGGCAAGTCCTACAACTTTGTAGACGCTGCTGCTCTGCTGACCGAGCTGTCGACTGTCAAGTTCAGCGAGTCTGTTGACGTTGCTGTAAACCTGGGCGTTGACCCACGTAAATCCGACCAGGTCGTTCGTAGCGCTACTGTGCTGCCACACGGTACTGGCAAGACTGTACGTGTAGCTGTCTTCACCCAAGGCCCAGCAGCTGAAGCTGCTCTGGCCGCCGGCGCTGATCGCGTTGGCATGGACGACCTGGCTGCCGAAATGAAAGGCGGCGACCTGAACTATGACGTCGTAATTGCTTCCCCGGATGCAATGCGCGTTGTAGGTCAGTTGGGTCAGATCCTTGGTCCACGTGGTCTGATGCCTAACCCTAAAGTCGGCACCGTAACTCCAGACGTAGCTACCGCGGTTAAAAACGCCAAGGCTGGTCAGGTTCGTTATCGCACCGACAAAAACGGCATCATTCACACCTCCGTTGGCAAAGTCGGCTTTGATGCCGTCAAGCTGAAGGAAAACGTTGAAGCCCTGATCGCTGATCTGAAGCGTATCAAGCCAGCTTCCTCGAAAGGTATCTACGTCAAGCGCGTTACCCTGAGCACCACTATGGGCCCAGGTCTGGTCATCGACCAAGGCTCGCTGGACGTATAA
- the rpoB gene encoding DNA-directed RNA polymerase subunit beta, which produces MAYSYTEKKRIRKDFSKLPDVMDVPYLLAIQLDSYREFLQAGATKDQFRDVGLHAAFKSVFPIISYSGNAALEYVGYRLGEPAFDVKECVLRGVTYAVPLRVKVRLIIFDKESSNKAIKDIKEQEVYMGEIPLMTENGTFVINGTERVIVSQLHRSPGVFFDHDRGKTHSSGKLLYSARIIPYRGSWLDFEFDPKDCVFVRIDRRRKLPASVLLRALGYTTEQVLDAFYTTNVFHLSGETLSLELVPQRLRGEIAVLDIQDEKGKVIVEAGRRITARHINQIEKAGIKTLEVPLDYVLGRTTAKVIVHPATGEILAECNTELNTEILAKIAKSQVVRIETLYTNDIDCGPFVSDTLKIDSTSNQLEALVEIYRMMRPGEPPTKDAAETLFNNLFFSPERYDLSAVGRMKFNRRIGRTEIEGSGVLCKEDIVAVLKTLVDIRNGKGIVDDIDHLGNRRVRCVGEMAENQFRVGLVRVERAVKERLSMAESEGLMPQDLINAKPVAAAVKEFFGSSQLSQFMDQNNPLSEITHKRRVSALGPGGLTRERAGFEVRDVHPTHYGRVCPIETPEGPNIGLINSLAAYARTNQYGFLESPYRVVKDALVTDEIVFLSAIEEADHVIAQASATMNDKKMLIDELVAVRHLNEFTVKAPEDVTLMDVSPKQVVSVAASLIPFLEHDDANRALMGSNMQRQAVPTLRADKPLVGTGMERNVARDSGVCVVARRGGVIDSVDASRIVVRVADDEVETGEAGVDIYNLTKYTRSNQNTCINQRPLVSKGDRVQRSDIMADGPSTDMGELALGQNMRIAFMAWNGYNFEDSICLSERVVQEDRFTTIHIQELTCVARDTKLGPEEITADIPNVGEAALNKLDEAGIVYVGAEVGAGDILVGKVTPKGETQLTPEEKLLRAIFGEKASDVKDTSLRVPTGTKGTVIDVQVFTRDGVERDARALSIEKTQLDEIRKDLNEEFRIVEGATFERLRSALVGHKAEGGAGLKKGQDITDEVLDGLEHGQWFKLRMAEDALNEQLEKAQAYIVDRRRLLDDKFEDKKRKLQQGDDLAPGVLKIVKVYLAIRRRIQPGDKMAGRHGNKGVVSVIMPVEDMPHDANGTPVDVVLNPLGVPSRMNVGQILETHLGLAAKGLGEKINRMIEEQRKVADLRKFLHEIYNEIGGRNEELDTFSDQEILDLAKNLRGGVPMATPVFDGAKESEIKAMLKLADLPESGQMQLFDGRTGNKFERPVTVGYMYMLKLNHLVDDKMHARSTGSYSLVTQQPLGGKAQFGGQRFGEMEVWALEAYGAAYTLQEMLTVKSDDVNGRTKMYKNIVDGDHRMEPGMPESFNVLIKEIRSLGIDIDLETE; this is translated from the coding sequence ATGGCTTACTCATATACTGAGAAAAAACGTATCCGCAAGGACTTTAGCAAGTTGCCGGACGTCATGGATGTCCCGTACCTTCTGGCTATCCAGCTGGATTCGTATCGTGAATTCTTGCAGGCGGGAGCGACCAAAGATCAGTTCCGCGACGTGGGCCTGCATGCGGCCTTCAAATCCGTTTTCCCGATCATCAGCTACTCCGGCAATGCTGCGCTGGAGTACGTCGGTTATCGCCTGGGCGAACCGGCATTTGATGTCAAAGAATGCGTGTTGCGCGGTGTTACGTACGCCGTACCTTTGCGGGTAAAAGTCCGTCTGATCATCTTCGACAAAGAGTCGTCGAACAAAGCGATCAAGGACATCAAAGAGCAAGAAGTCTACATGGGTGAAATCCCCCTGATGACTGAGAACGGTACCTTCGTTATCAACGGTACCGAGCGCGTTATCGTTTCCCAGCTGCACCGTTCCCCGGGCGTGTTCTTCGACCACGACCGCGGCAAGACGCACAGCTCCGGCAAGCTCCTGTACTCCGCGCGGATCATTCCGTACCGTGGTTCGTGGTTGGACTTCGAGTTCGACCCGAAAGACTGCGTGTTCGTGCGTATCGACCGTCGTCGCAAGCTGCCGGCCTCGGTACTGCTGCGCGCGCTTGGCTATACCACTGAGCAAGTGCTGGATGCCTTCTATACCACTAACGTATTCCACCTGAGCGGCGAAACCCTCAGCCTGGAACTGGTGCCTCAGCGCCTGCGTGGTGAGATTGCCGTTCTGGACATCCAGGACGAAAAAGGCAAGGTCATCGTTGAAGCCGGCCGCCGTATTACCGCGCGCCACATCAACCAGATCGAAAAAGCCGGTATCAAGACGCTGGAAGTGCCTCTGGACTACGTCCTGGGTCGCACCACCGCCAAGGTCATCGTGCACCCGGCCACCGGCGAAATCCTGGCTGAATGCAACACCGAGCTGAACACCGAGATCCTGGCGAAAATCGCCAAGTCCCAGGTTGTTCGCATCGAGACCCTGTACACCAACGACATCGACTGCGGTCCGTTCGTCTCCGACACCCTGAAGATCGACTCCACCAGCAACCAATTGGAAGCGCTGGTCGAGATCTATCGCATGATGCGTCCTGGCGAGCCACCAACCAAAGACGCTGCCGAGACCCTGTTCAACAACCTGTTCTTCAGCCCTGAGCGCTATGACCTGTCTGCGGTCGGCCGGATGAAGTTCAACCGTCGTATCGGTCGTACCGAGATCGAAGGTTCGGGCGTGCTGTGCAAGGAAGACATCGTCGCGGTACTGAAGACCCTGGTCGACATCCGTAACGGTAAAGGCATCGTCGATGACATCGACCACCTGGGTAACCGTCGTGTTCGCTGCGTAGGCGAAATGGCCGAGAACCAGTTCCGCGTTGGCCTGGTACGTGTTGAGCGTGCGGTCAAAGAGCGTCTGTCGATGGCAGAAAGCGAAGGCCTGATGCCGCAGGACCTGATCAACGCCAAGCCAGTGGCTGCGGCGGTGAAAGAGTTCTTCGGTTCCAGCCAGCTCTCGCAGTTCATGGACCAGAACAACCCGCTCTCCGAGATCACCCACAAGCGCCGTGTTTCCGCACTGGGCCCGGGCGGTCTGACCCGCGAGCGTGCAGGCTTTGAAGTTCGTGACGTACACCCGACTCACTACGGTCGCGTATGCCCGATTGAAACGCCGGAAGGTCCGAACATCGGCCTGATCAACTCCCTGGCTGCTTATGCGCGCACCAACCAGTACGGCTTCCTCGAGAGCCCGTACCGTGTGGTGAAAGACGCACTGGTCACCGACGAGATCGTGTTCCTGTCCGCCATCGAAGAAGCTGATCACGTGATCGCTCAGGCTTCGGCCACGATGAACGACAAGAAAATGCTGATCGACGAGCTGGTAGCTGTTCGTCACTTGAACGAGTTCACCGTCAAGGCGCCGGAAGACGTCACCTTGATGGACGTATCGCCGAAGCAGGTAGTTTCGGTTGCAGCGTCGCTGATCCCGTTCCTGGAGCACGATGACGCCAACCGTGCGTTGATGGGTTCCAACATGCAGCGTCAAGCTGTACCGACCCTGCGCGCTGACAAGCCGCTGGTAGGTACCGGCATGGAGCGTAACGTAGCTCGTGACTCCGGCGTTTGCGTCGTGGCTCGTCGTGGTGGCGTGATCGACTCCGTTGATGCCAGCCGTATCGTGGTTCGTGTTGCCGATGACGAAGTTGAAACTGGCGAAGCCGGTGTCGACATCTACAACCTGACCAAGTACACCCGCTCCAACCAGAACACCTGCATCAACCAGCGTCCGCTGGTAAGCAAGGGTGATCGGGTTCAGCGCAGCGACATCATGGCAGACGGTCCGTCCACCGATATGGGTGAGCTGGCACTGGGTCAGAACATGCGCATCGCGTTCATGGCCTGGAACGGTTACAACTTCGAAGACTCCATCTGCCTGTCCGAGCGTGTGGTTCAGGAAGATCGTTTCACCACGATCCACATTCAGGAACTGACCTGTGTGGCTCGTGACACCAAGCTTGGGCCAGAGGAAATCACTGCAGACATCCCGAACGTGGGCGAAGCTGCACTGAACAAGCTGGACGAAGCCGGTATCGTTTACGTAGGTGCTGAAGTTGGCGCAGGCGACATCCTGGTGGGTAAGGTCACTCCGAAAGGCGAGACCCAACTGACTCCGGAAGAGAAGCTGTTGCGTGCCATCTTCGGTGAAAAAGCCAGCGACGTTAAAGACACTTCCCTGCGTGTACCTACCGGTACCAAGGGCACTGTCATCGACGTACAGGTCTTCACCCGTGACGGCGTTGAGCGTGATGCTCGTGCACTGTCCATCGAGAAGACTCAACTCGACGAGATCCGCAAGGACCTGAACGAAGAGTTCCGTATCGTTGAAGGCGCAACCTTCGAACGTCTGCGTTCCGCCCTGGTAGGCCACAAGGCTGAAGGCGGCGCAGGTCTGAAGAAAGGTCAGGACATCACCGACGAAGTACTCGACGGTCTTGAGCACGGCCAGTGGTTCAAACTGCGCATGGCTGAAGACGCTCTGAACGAGCAGCTCGAAAAGGCCCAGGCCTATATCGTTGATCGCCGCCGTCTGCTGGACGACAAGTTCGAAGACAAGAAGCGCAAACTGCAGCAGGGCGATGACCTGGCTCCAGGCGTGCTGAAAATCGTCAAGGTTTACCTGGCAATCCGTCGCCGCATCCAGCCGGGCGACAAGATGGCCGGTCGTCACGGTAACAAAGGTGTGGTCTCCGTGATCATGCCGGTTGAAGACATGCCGCACGATGCCAATGGCACCCCGGTCGACGTCGTCCTCAACCCGTTGGGCGTACCTTCGCGTATGAACGTTGGTCAGATCCTTGAAACCCACCTTGGCCTCGCGGCTAAAGGTCTGGGAGAGAAGATCAACCGTATGATCGAAGAGCAGCGCAAGGTTGCTGACCTGCGCAAGTTCCTGCACGAGATCTACAACGAGATCGGCGGTCGCAACGAAGAGCTGGATACCTTCTCCGACCAGGAAATCCTGGACCTGGCGAAGAACCTGCGCGGCGGCGTTCCAATGGCTACCCCGGTGTTCGACGGTGCCAAGGAAAGCGAAATCAAGGCCATGCTGAAACTGGCAGACCTGCCAGAAAGCGGCCAGATGCAGCTGTTCGACGGCCGTACCGGCAACAAGTTTGAGCGCCCGGTTACTGTTGGCTACATGTACATGCTGAAGCTGAACCACTTGGTAGACGACAAGATGCACGCTCGTTCTACCGGTTCGTACAGCCTGGTTACCCAGCAGCCGCTGGGTGGTAAGGCTCAGTTCGGTGGTCAGCGTTTCGGGGAGATGGAGGTCTGGGCACTGGAAGCATACGGTGCTGCTTACACTCTGCAAGAAATGCTCACAGTGAAGTCGGACGATGTGAACGGTCGGACCAAGATGTACAAAAACATCGTGGACGGCGATCACCGTATGGAGCCGGGCATGCCCGAGTCTTTCAACGTGTTGATCAAAGAAATTCGTTCCCTCGGCATCGATATCGATCTGGAAACCGAATAA
- the rplK gene encoding 50S ribosomal protein L11, with protein MAKKITAYIKLQVKAAQANPSPPVGPALGQHGVNIMEFCKAFNARTQGIEPGLPTPVIITVYSDRSFTFETKSTPASVLLKKAAGLISGSARPNTVKVGTVTRAQLEEIAKTKNADLTAADMDAAVRTIAGSARSMGLNVEGV; from the coding sequence ATGGCCAAGAAGATTACCGCTTACATCAAGCTGCAAGTGAAGGCCGCTCAGGCCAACCCAAGCCCACCTGTTGGTCCAGCTCTGGGTCAGCACGGCGTGAACATCATGGAATTCTGCAAGGCCTTCAACGCCCGTACTCAGGGTATTGAACCAGGTCTGCCGACTCCAGTGATCATCACTGTATACAGCGACCGTAGCTTCACCTTCGAAACCAAGTCGACCCCGGCTTCGGTTCTGTTGAAGAAAGCTGCTGGTCTGATTAGCGGTTCCGCTCGTCCTAACACCGTTAAGGTTGGCACCGTGACCCGTGCTCAGCTGGAAGAAATCGCGAAAACCAAAAACGCGGATCTGACTGCAGCTGATATGGATGCAGCCGTGCGTACCATCGCCGGTTCTGCTCGTAGCATGGGCCTTAACGTGGAGGGTGTGTAA
- the birA gene encoding bifunctional biotin--[acetyl-CoA-carboxylase] ligase/biotin operon repressor BirA — protein sequence MLTLLKLLKDGRFHSGEALGAALGVSRSAVWKQLQHLEAELNLPIHKVRGRGYQLATPLVLLSADEIARHVPVPTWTVHISDSIDSTNAEALRLIEAGRTAPFLVLSEQQTAGRGRRGRKWVSPFAQNVYYSLVLRIDGGMRQLEGLSLVVGLAVMQALRDVGVRNAGLKWPNDVLVGQKKIAGILLELIGDPADVCHVVLGIGINVNMQKADEVDQQWTSMQLETGNAVDRNYLVARLGVQLQAYLDRHRLSGFSAIQGEWEQSHLWQGRPVSLIAGVNQIDGVVLGIDGQGALRLSVDGVEKVYSGGELSLRLRDDS from the coding sequence ATGCTGACGTTGTTGAAACTTCTAAAAGATGGTCGATTCCACTCCGGGGAGGCGCTTGGTGCTGCCCTGGGCGTCAGTCGCAGTGCTGTATGGAAGCAGCTTCAGCATCTCGAGGCGGAATTGAATCTACCTATCCATAAAGTTCGCGGTAGGGGATATCAGTTGGCTACGCCCCTGGTTTTGTTGAGTGCTGATGAAATTGCTCGGCATGTACCGGTTCCTACATGGACTGTTCACATCTCAGACTCCATTGACTCTACCAATGCCGAAGCGTTGCGTCTTATCGAGGCTGGCCGCACTGCGCCATTTCTTGTGCTTTCAGAGCAGCAAACTGCCGGCAGGGGGAGGCGCGGGCGGAAGTGGGTCAGTCCTTTCGCTCAGAACGTGTATTACAGTCTCGTGCTGCGGATCGACGGCGGCATGCGTCAGTTGGAGGGTTTAAGCCTAGTAGTCGGGCTTGCAGTTATGCAGGCGCTGCGGGATGTGGGTGTGCGCAATGCTGGATTAAAGTGGCCAAATGACGTTTTGGTGGGTCAGAAAAAGATCGCCGGAATTCTCCTGGAGCTGATAGGAGATCCCGCTGATGTTTGTCATGTCGTCCTCGGTATCGGCATTAATGTGAATATGCAGAAAGCGGATGAGGTCGATCAGCAATGGACCTCCATGCAGTTGGAGACTGGCAATGCTGTCGATCGTAACTACCTGGTAGCGCGTCTTGGTGTACAGCTGCAGGCTTATCTTGATCGACACCGGTTGTCCGGCTTTTCCGCGATCCAGGGTGAGTGGGAACAGAGTCATTTATGGCAGGGCCGACCGGTATCGCTCATCGCTGGTGTGAATCAGATTGATGGAGTGGTGTTGGGGATCGATGGGCAGGGTGCGTTAAGGTTGAGTGTGGACGGTGTCGAAAAAGTATATAGCGGTGGTGAGCTAAGCCTGAGGTTGCGTGATGATTCTTGA
- the rplJ gene encoding 50S ribosomal protein L10, producing the protein MAINLEDKKAIVAEVNEAAKAALSAVVADARGVTVGAMTGLRKEAREAGVYVRVVRNTLLKRAVADTEYSVLNDVFTGPTLIAFSKEHPGAAARLFKEFAKSQDKFEIKAAAFEGKFLAANQIDVLATLPTRNEAISQLMSVIQGATSKLARTLAAVREQKEAAAA; encoded by the coding sequence GTGGCAATTAATCTCGAAGACAAGAAGGCCATCGTCGCTGAAGTCAACGAGGCTGCCAAAGCTGCTCTGTCCGCTGTCGTGGCTGATGCCCGTGGTGTGACAGTAGGCGCTATGACCGGACTCCGTAAAGAGGCTCGTGAAGCTGGCGTATACGTACGTGTTGTACGTAACACCCTGCTCAAGCGCGCTGTTGCTGACACTGAATACAGTGTCCTCAACGACGTGTTCACCGGCCCGACTCTGATCGCGTTCTCCAAAGAACATCCAGGCGCTGCTGCCCGTTTGTTCAAAGAATTCGCCAAGAGTCAGGATAAGTTCGAGATCAAGGCAGCTGCGTTCGAGGGCAAGTTCCTCGCAGCTAACCAAATCGACGTACTGGCAACACTGCCGACCCGTAACGAAGCTATTTCTCAGCTGATGAGCGTGATTCAAGGCGCTACCAGCAAGTTGGCTCGTACTCTGGCCGCAGTTCGCGAGCAAAAAGAAGCTGCCGCAGCCTAA
- the rplL gene encoding 50S ribosomal protein L7/L12 → MSISQDDILNAVAEMSVLQVVELIKAFEEKFGVSAAAASAGPAVAAVAAEEQTEFNVMLLEAGEKKVNVIKAVRELTGLGLKEAKAVVDGAPAQVLEAVSKDAADKAKAVLEEAGAKVELK, encoded by the coding sequence ATGTCTATCTCCCAAGACGATATCCTCAACGCCGTAGCTGAAATGTCGGTTCTGCAGGTTGTTGAGCTGATCAAAGCTTTCGAAGAAAAATTCGGTGTTTCCGCTGCTGCTGCTTCGGCTGGCCCAGCTGTTGCTGCTGTTGCTGCTGAAGAGCAAACCGAATTCAACGTCATGCTGCTGGAAGCTGGCGAGAAGAAAGTAAACGTGATCAAGGCAGTACGTGAACTGACCGGTCTGGGCCTGAAAGAAGCCAAGGCAGTAGTTGACGGTGCCCCTGCCCAGGTTCTGGAAGCAGTGTCGAAAGACGCAGCTGACAAAGCTAAAGCAGTGCTGGAAGAAGCAGGCGCTAAAGTCGAGCTGAAGTAA
- the nusG gene encoding transcription termination/antitermination protein NusG, translating into MAKRWYVVHAYSGYEKHVMRSLLERVKLAGMEDGFGEILVPTEEVVEMRNGQKRKSERKFFPGYVLVQMDMNEGTWHLVKDTPRVMGFIGGTADKPAPITDKEAEAILRRVADGSDKPKPKTLFEPGEVVRVTDGPFADFNGTVEEVNYEKSRIQVAVLIFGRSTPVELEFSQVEKV; encoded by the coding sequence GTGGCTAAGCGTTGGTACGTTGTGCATGCTTACTCGGGTTACGAGAAGCATGTCATGCGCTCTTTGCTAGAGCGCGTAAAGCTGGCAGGCATGGAAGATGGCTTCGGCGAAATTCTGGTTCCCACTGAAGAAGTGGTTGAAATGCGTAATGGCCAGAAACGCAAAAGCGAGCGCAAGTTCTTCCCTGGCTACGTGCTGGTTCAAATGGACATGAATGAGGGTACTTGGCACTTGGTCAAGGACACTCCTCGCGTCATGGGTTTCATCGGCGGTACCGCTGATAAGCCTGCTCCGATCACTGACAAAGAGGCAGAAGCAATTCTGCGCCGCGTTGCTGACGGTAGCGACAAGCCCAAGCCGAAGACGTTGTTCGAGCCGGGTGAGGTTGTTCGTGTTACAGATGGTCCGTTTGCAGATTTTAACGGCACTGTCGAAGAAGTTAACTACGAAAAGAGCCGGATCCAAGTGGCAGTGCTCATTTTCGGTCGCTCTACTCCGGTAGAGCTAGAGTTCAGCCAGGTCGAAAAAGTCTAG
- the secE gene encoding preprotein translocase subunit SecE — protein MTPKAEAQGSRFDLLKWLVVVAVVVVGVVGNQYYSGSPILYRVLALLALAAVAAFVGLQTAKGKSFAVLVKEARTEIRKVVWPTRQETTQTTLIVVAVVLVMALLLWGLDSLLGWLVSLIVG, from the coding sequence ATGACTCCTAAGGCTGAAGCTCAAGGCTCTCGCTTCGATCTGCTCAAGTGGCTTGTAGTAGTCGCTGTAGTGGTTGTAGGCGTTGTTGGCAACCAGTACTACTCTGGGTCGCCAATCCTGTACCGTGTCCTCGCATTGCTCGCCCTCGCTGCTGTCGCTGCCTTTGTTGGCCTGCAGACTGCAAAAGGCAAGTCGTTTGCGGTCCTGGTGAAGGAAGCTCGTACCGAGATCCGTAAAGTCGTTTGGCCGACTCGCCAAGAAACCACGCAGACCACGTTGATCGTGGTAGCTGTTGTTCTGGTTATGGCGTTGCTGTTGTGGGGGCTTGATTCCCTGCTCGGCTGGCTTGTTTCCTTGATTGTTGGCTAA